CCGCCACCCCCAGCCCCGGCACCCACCTCTGGCTGCCCACGATCTTCGGGAGACGCTGCAGGGTGCCCACGTCAGCCGCCAGCCCGATGTCCACCTCCTGCGGGCGCGGGGACACGtgaggggacatgggggacgTGCGAGGGGCCACCAAAACCTTTGCGTCCTGGTGGCCCCCAAGGGGCCATGGGGACACACGACGGGGGCTGGGGGGGTGCACAAGGGCACGTGGAGATACCAAAGGGGCCACAAGAGATATCTGGTGGCCTTCGGGAAGCCTTGAGGGGCCTTGGGGACATCTGAGGGGCCCAGGGGACACCCAAGGAGACACAGAGACCTGAGGAGCCTCCTGACACACAAGGGCACACAGGGAGGCCCAAGGGAACATGGGGACATCTGAGGAGACACCGGAACCACCGAGGGGACCTGGGGACGTCCGAAGAGTCACAGGGACATCTGAGGGGTCACAGGGACATCCCAGGGGCCACTAGGCATCCAAGAGGACACAGGGACACCCAAGAGACACAAGGATTCCCTATGGGTCACAGGGACCTCTGAGGGATCACAGGGACACACAAGACAGGGACAACCAAGGGACCCTCAGGTAGGTCTAAGGGGTCACAAGGATGTCCCAGGTGCCTTTGGACATCCAAGGAGACACAGGGATGCTTGAGGGGCCACAGGGACGTCTCAGGGCCCACGGGGACGTCCAAGGAGATAGAAGGACATCTGAGAAGCGCCTGGACACCCAAGGAGCCACAGGGACAACCAAGGGACCCAAAGGGGCAACCAAGGGACCCACAGGGATGTCTGAGGAGACCCTGGACACCCAAGGAGCCACGAGGACACCCAAGGAGCCACAGGGACAACCAAGGGACCCAAAGGGGCAACCAAGGGACCCACAGGGATGTCTGAGGAGACCCTGGACACCCAAGGAGCCACGAGGACACCCAAGGAGCCACAGAGACAACCGAGAGACCCACAGGGACATCCGAGAAGCCCCTGGACACCCAAGGACACAGGGAGACACCCCGGGGGCCAAGTCGGCCCCGCGCGGCCACCTACCTTCACCTGGAACCAGGCGTCCTGGGTGCAGTAGCGGATGTCACAGGCGGAGATGAGGTCGACGCCTGCGGAGGGACAACGCGGTGGGAGCGAGGGGACCCCGTGCCGCGGCGCCGTCCCCCCAACCCCGTCCCCAGCTCACCCCCGCCGATGCAGGCGCCGTGCACCGCCGCGATCACCGGCTTGGGGCACTGCGAGAGAGCGGGGCggtgagcggggcgggcgccctCCGTCCGTCCCGCCGtccgcccggccgcccggccgTCCGTCCCCGCGGCCTGACccacctgctcaagcacggAGAAACTCTCCTGGTACTGGCGGATCTTGTGCCGCAGGTTCCAGGCCTTCCGGGCCACGTCGTCACCCTCCACCACCAGGAACTCGCCGCCCATCTCCATGAGGTCAAGGCCTGCGCCGACGAGGTCGCCCGTGACCGCCGGCACCCGCGGGGCCCCCCAGGATGTCCCCAACGCCCCTCGCCCCCACCCCGGACCAGCCAAGAGACCCCCCCGCTCCCACCCCGGGGGGCCAGGAATGAAGGAGCCCGGGCGTCcgggcaccctgaggtcctggcaatcaaggagcccgggcgtccaggcaccctgaggtcctggcagtCAAGGAGCCCGGGCGTCCAGGCACTctgaggtcctggcaatcaAGGAGCCCGGGCATCCaggcaccctgaggtcctggcaatcaAGGAGCCCGGGCGTCCGGGCACCCTGAGCTCCTGACAATCAAGGAGACCAGGAGTCCAGGCACTCTGAGGTCCTGACAATCAAGGAGCCCGGGCGTCCaggcaccctgaggtcctgaCAATCAAGGAGACCAGGAGTCCaggcaccctgaggtcctggcaatcaAGGAGCCCGGGTGTCtgggcaccctgaggtcctggcaatcaaggagcccgggcgtccgggcaccctgaggtcctggcagtcaaggagcccgggcgtccaggcaccctgaggtcctgaCAATCAAGGAGACCAGGAGTCCAGGCACTCTGAGGTCCTGGCAATAAAGGAGCCCCGGTGTCtgggcaccctgaggtcctggcaatcaaggagcccgggcgtccgggcaccctgaggtcctggcagtcaaggagcccgggcgtccaggcaccctgaggtcctgaCTATCAAGGAGACCAGGCGTCTGGGCACTctgaggtcctggcaatcaAGGAGCCCGGGTGTCtgggcaccctgaggtcctggcaatcaaggagcccgggcgtccgggcaccctgaggtcctggcaatcaaggagcccgggcgtccgggcaccctgaggtcctggcagtcaaggagcccgggcgtccgggcaccctgaggtcctggcaatcaAGGAGACCAGGAGTCCAGGCACTCTGAGGTCCTGGCAGTCAAGGAGCCCGGGCGTCcgggcaccctgaggtcctggcaatcaaggagcccgggcgtccgggcaccctgaggtcctggcaatcaAGGAGACCAGGAGTCCAGGCACTctgaggtcctggcaatcaAGGAGCCAGGGCGTCtgggcaccctgaggtcctggcagtCAAGGAGACCAGGCGTCCcggcaccctgaggtcctggcaatcaAGGAGACCAGGAGTCCaggcaccctgaggtcctggcagtcaaggagcccgggcgtccgggcaccctgaggtcctggcaatcaAGGAGACCAGGAGTCCAGGCACTCTGAGGTACTGGCAATCAAGGAGCCCAGGCGTCtgggcaccctgaggtcctggcaatcaAGGAGCCCGGGCATCTGGGCACCTTGAGGTCCTGGCAGTCAAGGAGCCCGGGCGTCcgggcaccctgaggtcctggcagtCAAGGAGCCCGGGCGTCCCGGCACTctgaggtcctggcaatcaaggagcccgggcgtccgggcaccctgaggtcctggcaatcaaggagcccgggcgtcccagcaccctgaggtcctggcaatcaaggagcccgggcgtctgggcaccctgaggtcctggcaatcaAGGAGCCCGGGCATCTGGGCACCTTGAGGTCCTGGCAGTCAAGGACCCCAGGCGTCCaggcaccctgaggtcctggcaatcaAGGAGACTAGGAGTCCAGGCACTctgaggtcctggcaatcaaggagcccgggcgtccgggcaccctgaggtcctggcagtcaaggagcccgggcgtccgggcaccctgaggtcctggcagtCAAGGAGACCAGGCGTCCCGacaccctgaggtcctggcaatcaaggagcccgggcgtccgggcaccctgaggtcctggcaatcaAGGAGACCAGGAGTCCAGGCACTCTGAGGTCCTTGCAATCAAGGAGCCCGGGCGTCCCagcaccctgaggtcctggcaatcaAGGAGCCCGGGCATCTGGGCACCTTGAGGTCCTGGCAGTCAAGGAGCCCGGGCATCCcggcaccctgaggtcctggcaatcaaggagcccgggcgtccgggcaccctgaggtcctggcaatcaaggagcccgggcgtctgggcaccctgaggtcctggcaatcaAGGAGCCCGGGCGTCCAGGCACTctgaggtcctggcaatcaAGGAGACCAGGAGTCCAGGCACTCTGAGGTCCTTGCAATCAAGGAGCCCGGGCGTCCCagcaccctgaggtcctggcaatcaAGGAGCCCGGGCATCTGGGCACCTTGAGGTCCTGGCAGTCAAGGAGCCCGGGCATCCcggcaccctgaggtcctggcaatcaaggagcccgggcgtccgggcaccctgaggtcctggcaatcaaggagcccgggcgtctgggcaccctgaggtcctggcaatcaaggagcccgggcgtccaggcaccctgaggtcctgaCAATCAAGGAGACCAGGAGTCCAGGCACTCTGAGGTCCTGACAATCAAGGAGCCCGGGCGTCCaggcaccctgaggtcctgaCAATCAAGGAGACCAGGAGTCCAGGCACTctgaggtcctggcaatcaaggagcccgggcgttcgggcaccctgaggtcctggcagtCAAGGAGTCCGGGCGTCCAGGCACTCTGAGGTCCTGACAATCAAGGAGACCAGGAGTCCaggcaccctgaggtcctggcaatcaAGGAGCCCGGGTGTCtgggcaccctgaggtcctggcaatcaaggagcccgggcgtccgggcaccctgaggtcctggcagtcaaggagcccgggcgtccaggcaccctgaggtcctgaCAATCAAGGAGACCAGGAGTCCAGGCACTctgaggtcctggcaatcaAGGAGCCCGGGTGTCtgggcaccctgaggtcctggcaatcaaggagcccgggcgtccgggcaccctgaggtcctggcagtcaaggagcccgggcgtccgggcaccctgaggtcctggcaatcaAGGAGACCAGGAGTCCAGGCACTctgaggtcctggcaatcaAGGAGCCCGGGTGTCtgggcaccctgaggtcctggcaatcaAGGAGCCCGGGCGTCCGGGCACCTTGAGGTCCTGACAATCAAGGAGCCCGGGCGTCcgggcaccctgaggtcctggcaatcaaggagcccgggcgtccgggcaccctgaggtcctggcaatcaaggagcccgggcgtccgggcaccctgaggtcctggcaatcaaggagcccgggcgtccgggcaccctgaggtcctggcagtcaaggagcccgggcgtccgggcaccctgaggtcctggcaatcaAGGAGACCAGGAGTCCAGGCACTCTGAGGTCCTGGCAGTCAAGGAGCCCGGGTGTCcgggcaccctgaggtcctggcaatcaaggagcccgggcgtccgggcaccctgaggtcctggcaatcaAGGAGACCAGGAGTCCAGGCACTctgaggtcctggcaatcaAGGAGCCAGGGCGTCtgggcaccctgaggtcctggcagtcaaggagcccgggcgtcccggcaccctgaggtcctgaCAATCAAGGAGACCAGGAGTCCaggcaccctgaggtcctggcagtcaaggagcccgggcgtccgggcaccctgaggtcctggcaatcaAGGAGACCAGGAGTCCAGGCACTCTGAGGTACTGGCAATCAAGGAGCCCAGGCGTCtgggcaccctgaggtcctggcagtCAAGGAGCCCGGGCATCTGGGCACCTTGAGGTCCTGGCAGTCAAGGAGCCCGGGCGTCcgggcaccctgaggtcctggcagtCAAGGAGCCCGGGCGTCCCGGCACTctgaggtcctggcaatcaaggagcccgggcgtccgggcaccctgaggtcctggcaatcaaggagcccgggcgtcccagcaccctgaggtcctggcaatcaaggagcccgggcgtctgggcaccctgaggtcctggcaatcaAGGAGCCCGGGCGTCTGGGCACCTTGAGGTCCTGGCAGTCAAGGACCCCAGGCGTCCaggcaccctgaggtcctggcaatcaAGGAGACTAGGAGTCCAGGCACTctgaggtcctggcaatcaaggagcccgggcgtccgggcaccctgaggtcctggcagtcaaggagcccgggcgtccgggcaccctgaggtcctggcagtCAAGGAGCCCGGGCGTCCCAGCACGCTGAGGTCCTGGCAGTCAAGGAGACCAGGCGTCCCGacaccctgaggtcctggcaatcaaggagcccgggcgtccgggcaccctgaggtcctggcaatcaAGGAGACCAGGAGTCCAGGCACTCTGAGGTCCTTGCAATCAAGGAGCCCGGGCGTCCCagcaccctgaggtcctggcaatcaAGGAGCCCGGGCATCTGGGCACCTTGAGGTCCTGGCAGTCAAGGAGCCCGGGCATCCcggcaccctgaggtcctggcaatcaaggagcccgggcgtctgggcaccctgaggtcctggcagtCAAGGAGCCCGGGCGTCCAGGCACTCTGAGGTCCTGACAATCAAGGAGACCAGGAGTCCAGGCACTCTGAGGTCCTGACAATCAAGGAGCCCGGGCGTCCaggcaccctgaggtcctgaCTATCAAGGAGACCAGGAGTCCAGGCACTCTGAGGTCCTGACAATCAAGGAGCCCGGGCGTCCaggcaccctgaggtcctgaCAATCAAGGAGACCAGGAGTCCAGGCACTCTGAAGTCCTGGCAATCAAGGAGCCCGGGCGTCCaggcaccctgaggtcctgaCAATCAAGGAGACCAGGAGTCCAGGCACTctgaggtcctggcaatcaaggagcccgggcgttcgggcaccctgaggtcctggcagtCAAGGAGTCCGGGCGTCCAGGCACTCTGAGGTCCTGACAATCAAGGAGACCAGGAGTCCaggcaccctgaggtcctggcaatcaAGGAGCCCGGGTGTCtgggcaccctgaggtcctggcaatcaaggagcccgggcgtccgggcaccctgaggtcctggcaatcaAGAAGCCCGGGCGTCCaggcaccctgaggtcctgaCAATCAAGGAGACTAGGAGTCCAGGCACTctgaggtcctggcaatcaAGGAGCCCGGGTGTCtgggcaccctgaggtcctggcaatcaaggagcccgggcgtccgggcaccctgaggtcctggcagtcaaggagcccgggcgtccgggcaccctgaggtcctgaCAATCAAGGAGACCAGGAGTCCaggcaccctgaggtcctggcaatcaAGGAGCCCGGGTGTCtgggcaccctgaggtcctggcaatcaAGGAGCCCGGGCATCTGGGCACCTTGAGGTCCTGACAATCAAGGAGCCCGGGCGTCtgggcaccctgaggtcctggcaatcaaggagcccgggcgtccgggcaccctgaggtcctggcaatcaaggagcccgggcgtccgggcaccctgaggtcctggcagtCAAGGAGCCCGGGCGTCCGGAaaccctgaggtcctggcagtCAAGGAGACCAGGAGTCCAGGCACTctgaggtcctggcaatcaaggagcccgggcgtccgggcaccctgaggtcctggcaatcaaggagcccgggcgtccgggcaccctgaggtcctggcaatcaaggagcccgggcgtccgggcaccctgaggtcctggcaatcaAGGAGCCCAGGCGTCTGGGCACCCTGACGTCCTGGCAATGAAGGAGCCCGGGCGTCtgggcaccctgaggtcctgacaatcaaggagcccgggcgtctgggcaccctgaggtcctggcaatcaaggagcctgggcgtccgggcaccctgaggtcctggcaatcaAGGAGCCGGGCGTCCAGGCACTctgaggtcctggcaatcaaggagcccgggcgtctgggcaccctgaggtcctggcaatcaAGGAGCCCGGGCGTCCGGGCACCCTTAGGTCCTGGCAATCAAGGAGCCCGAGCATCCtggcaccctgaggtcctggcaatcaAGGAGCCCGGGCGTCCGGGCACCTTGAGGTCCTGGCAGTCAAGGAGCCCGGGCGTCCAGGCACTCTGAAGTCCTGGCAATCAAGGAGCCCGGGCGTCcgggcaccctgaggtcctggcaatcaaggagcccgggcgtccgggcaccctgaggtcctggcaatcaAAGAGCCCGAGCGTCCcggcaccctgaggtcctggcaatcaAGGAGACCAGGAGTCCAGGCACTctgaggtcctggcaatcaaggagcccgggcgtccgggcaccctgaggtcctggcagtcaaggagcccgggcgtacgggcaccctgaggtcctggcagtCAAGGAGCCCGGGCATCTGGGGCACCCCGGGATCCCGGAGATTGGCgaagggggcccaggcgtccggggcggcCCTCACCGGCCGTGAAGACCTTCCCGGCGCCCGAGATTACGACGGCGTGGCAGGCCGGGTCCTGGGCGATCTTGCGGAAACACTCCACCATCTCCCTGCGGGGAGGGACGAGGGAggagggcagcgctggggccTGGggacccccacccccccccagcccggcgcggggcggggcggggtcccgcggcggggcccaggcgtccgggccggcCCCGTTACCTCCAGAAGGCCACGTTCATGGCGTTCCTCTTCTCGGGGCGGTGCAGCTCCACGTGCAGCACCCGGTCGCGCGCCGGCGTCACCCGCAGCGTCTCGTAGCTGtgggccccggcccgcggccccgcgcccgccgccatGCGCCCCGCCGGCGTCCCCaagcctgggggggggggcagagcccgTCAcggccccccacccccaccccgaCGCGCTGGGGGCACCGGGAAGGGACTGGCAGCCGCTGGGAAGGGATTGGGAGCTACTGGGATAGGGTTGGGGGGGCATTGGGAAAGggctgggggcactgggagccaCTGGGGAGGGGCTGGGAGCCACTGGGAAAGGGCTGGGGAGCACTATGAAAGGGCTAGGGGCACTGGGAGCCCCtgaggaggggctgggagcCACTGGGGAAGGACTGGGAGCCACTGCGAAAGGGCTGGGGAGCACTGTGAAAGggctgggggcactgggagcccctgaggaggggctgggagcCACTGGGGAGGGACTGGGAGCCACTGCGAAAGGGCTGGGGGGCACTATGAAAGggctgggggcactgggagcccctgaggaggggctgggagcCACTGGGGAGGGACTGGGAGCCACTGGGAAAGGGCTGGGGGGCACTATGAAAGGGCTAGGGGCACTGGGAGCCCCTGGGGGGGCTGGGAGCCACTGGGAAAGGGCTGGGGAGCGCTATGAAAGGGCTGGGGTACTGGGAGCCCCTAAGGAGGGGCTGGGAGCCACTGGGGAAGGACTGGGAGCCACTGGGAAAGGGCTGGGGAGCACTGTGAAAGGGCTAGGGGCACTGGGAGCCCCtgaggaggggctgggagcCACTGGGGAAGGACTGGGAGCCACTGCGAAAGGGCTGGGGAGCACTGTGAAAGGGCTGGAGGCACTGGGAAAGggctgggggcactgggagcccctgaggaggggctgggagcCACTGGGGAAGGACTGGGAGCCACTGCGAAAGGGCTGGGGGGCACTATGAAAGggctgggggcactgggagcccctgaggaggggctgggagcCATTGGGGAAGGACTGGGAGCCACTGCGAAAGGGCTGGGGGCACTAGGAGTCCTTGGGAAGGGACTGGGACTCACTGGGAACCCCTGGAGGAGGGCTGGGACCCACTGGGAAGGGACTGGGGCCCCTCAGCacactgggagcactgggaagGGCCTGGAAGCCACTGGGAAAGGAGCAGGACCCCCTAGGAAAgggctggggggcactgggagccaCTGGGGAGGGACTAGGACCCACTGGTAAGGGCTGGGGACACTGGGAAGGGACTGAGACACACTGAGAAAGGCttggggggcactgggagccactggagagggtcTGGGGCCCACTGGGAAAGGGCTAGGGGGCACCGGGAACCCCTGGGGAGGGACTGGGACCTACTGGGAAGGGACTGGGACTCCCTGAAGAAGGCTaggggggcactgggagcccCTGGGGAGGGACTGGGAGATACTGGAGAAGGGCTGGGAGGtactggggacactggggagGGGCTGGGCATTACTGCAGGACACTGGGGACCCTGGGAAGGGGGCATGGGAAACTGGTCTAAGCTGGCGACACTGGGGAGGAGCCGCGGGacactggggacactggggagGGGCTGGGCGTtactggggacactggggaggggccgcggggcagggccTCGTCAGCCTCGTTAATCATCAGCCCGGCAGGGGCCAGGGACGGCGAAGGGCGAAGGTTGGGGCGGCGCCACGTCCCCCCtccaggggcccaggcgtccggggggagggaggggctGAGGGGCTGCCTctggggggcccaggcgtccggggggggggggcagccaCAGCCTtgctctggggggggggggcacaagggGGGGGGAGATAGGGGGAATATGGGGGtcatggggtggggggaaagacATGGGGGGGTCAAGGTAGGGCCTGGGGTCATGGGGaggatttgggggggggtcagggCAGGGCCAGGGGTCATGAGGGGGGTTATGGGGGATTTGGGGGGtcagggcagggccgggggTCATGAGGGGGGTTATGGGGGATTTGGGGGGtcagggcagggccgggggTCATGAGGGGGGTTATGGGAGATTTGGGGGGAGGTCATGGGGGGATTTTTGGAGGGGTCACGGGGAGCTTTGGGGGGGGGCATGGAGGGAGTCACGAGGGGGATTTAGGGGGATCACGGGGGGATCTGAGGGGGCCACAGGGGGGATTGGGGGGGCAGGACAGGGCCGGGGGTCACGGGGTAGATTTGGGGGGTCAAAGGGCAAGGTCAAGGCTAATTTAGGGTCACAGCGGGGGGCGAGGCAGCCCTGGAGGTCAAGGGGGGGCTGGTGGCGGGGCCCGAGCTCGGTGGAGGGTCCCGGgggccccgggccgcccccaCTCACGTCTCCCCAGCAGCCCCCGGAGGCCCCAAACGGCCGCCGCCATGGAGGTCCCGCACGGTCCTCCCGcgggggtggggaaggggagggaacCAGCGAGGGCGGGCACAGAGCGCCGCCCCTTCCCGCCACGTGACCCGGCCCGCGCTGCGCAGCGCCTCCAAGATGGCGGCGAGATACCTCCCGCTTCCGCTCCCTACCGAGGCGGAAGTAGTCTCGTAAAGAGGCGGAAGTTGATTTCCTCCCCCACCGAGGCGGAAGCGGCTGCCTTACCGAGGCGGAAGCGGCTCCCTTACCGAGGCACAGGGGGCGGCCATGTGGGAGGCCCCAAACCCTCCGCTGTctctccacccccccccggTCCTGGCGCCCCCCCCGGGCTGCTGCTTAACAAGGAAACCCCCTCCCCAGCCTTTCCACCCTGAAACCCTCAAACCCACCCCAGAACCTCCACGCCGAAGGGCCTGACACCTCGtgaagcagccccacggcacgCCAAGCCGTTGTCCCAGCTTTTAACCCCAAAATAACGAAGCGTGGCGAGACGCAGCTGCTTTTcgggatccccccccccccaacacacacacacacacccctccgCTGCGAGCACCAGGCGTGCAGCCTTTCGTTTTCCAAACTGTTTTATTGAAAGGTGCCGACAGCACAGGCAGCACAAAGGAACGGGAAACAAATCACATGtacaatcatttttctttttaaaaatcgAAGGTTATCCGGGAGCCGCCTCGGCCTCTCCCCGCGCCTCCGCTAAGGGGCAGCCTCTACTAAACTcgagcatttttttaaaaaaaa
The sequence above is drawn from the Rhea pennata isolate bPtePen1 chromosome 32, bPtePen1.pri, whole genome shotgun sequence genome and encodes:
- the ECH1 gene encoding delta(3,5)-Delta(2,4)-dienoyl-CoA isomerase, mitochondrial gives rise to the protein MAAAVWGLRGLLGRRLGTPAGRMAAGAGPRAGAHSYETLRVTPARDRVLHVELHRPEKRNAMNVAFWREMVECFRKIAQDPACHAVVISGAGKVFTAGLDLMEMGGEFLVVEGDDVARKAWNLRHKIRQYQESFSVLEQCPKPVIAAVHGACIGGGVDLISACDIRYCTQDAWFQVKEVDIGLAADVGTLQRLPKIVGSQSLVNELAFTARKMMAPEAQSCGLVSRVFPDKEALLRGALDLATAVAAKSPVAVQGTKVNLVYARDHPVAEGLRYAATWNMSMLQTEDILKLVQATLEKKDAGDVAFSKL